In Phyllopteryx taeniolatus isolate TA_2022b chromosome 22, UOR_Ptae_1.2, whole genome shotgun sequence, the DNA window TTGGGAAATTAGATTCCAAGGAAAGTCCAACTCACAGCTTGAGGCAAGGGCGGGAATTCGAGCCTGAAAACAAAACTTTCTGCATATTTTTTACATCTGTggccatctttatttttttgggggcatTTAAGCTCAGCTTGCTCTTCTGTATCCCTGCTTCCCTCTTTAGAAGCCACACTTCCTATTTTCAGTTCCACCCAGCCCGATTGGCGTGTGAACACGCGCAATGACACGCCATCGGCCACATCCGTTCGCCGTACATATGTCAGCACACGAGATCACTTGACTGCGCTTGGCGCGACTAAAACGTGTacttgacacacaaacacacacacagtcacacatacGATCTCTCACTGAACATAACAGGAAGACAATCCACCATTAGTTTCCACACTCTCCAAACATGTCCTCAATGGCTGTCAATGATTAGCAAGACAATAAGTAATGTTTAATACTTATACtgaatttttttgctttgatttgcaagcaaaaattcgagatatgagcgctgtacGAACAgctcttcaaaaaagaggcttcacgcTGTTTATTGCTACTCCTAGTTGAGgtttactatcaaactaaacagaaaacaaagagaattacatgtgtattgAAGACTGCCACACAACTTTGCtccccgctagcttaatgctaacacacaatgcaaaaggcCACAGACAGGTTAACGAATAGCATCTCTGTGACGGTATTATCACCCTTTATGCaacggatatttaaacacaaaccttgcagcaacacatgtagacagacaatacaacaatactcacatatTATTCTTTATCGtctgtgaaaaacgactaatattactgtggcttactgagtcacaatagttgtgaaactcttcttcgtttgtgtctgcatgaccttattatactgccccttcCGGTGGGCAAGTCATGCACGCCAGAAGGAGCCGCAACAGATGAATCATGTTTAGctctttaaattctatttaattatgttgttactatatgtttttataaattacaatattatatGTGCTTGCACAGATTAAGGGcatatccattcatttcaatggggaacgatAATTTGAATTAATGTGTTTGATGTTACGAGATAGAGTGGTCACAGaaggaattaaacttgtatcgaGGGGCCACTGTATCCagtatatatctttttttttttaaataatcatctTGTGTACAGTTTTTGTTCTGCTCAAATCAGTGagataagtttttttttatgataaataaaatatttaggaATCCTGTTttttgattttttccccccccatgatcagattgatttgttttgtttcttcaaatgtttttgcccatttttcatctttcttaaaaaaatattgaattaggTTTCTTGGGTGGTCGTGTCAATACTTTGCAACTATATTAAACTTTAGAATGCACCATGTGTGTCAATGTTTTCGTTGCGATGTACAAATGTTAGCTGAAACTCTGGATTGATGTTTTTGGGGATTAATTTTGGTTATTCAAGAAATAGAGTTCTAGCTCCTCTGGCCCACTAATATTGATACTTCTGTCTGCTCCTCAGGTTCAAtaaattccgattttttttcttttatagtCAATATCTTTTCAACTAGCTGCGGGCCTCTAAATCTGTAGAAAAGGTGAAAATTTGTGGTTACAAAAATCCCTTTGTTAGAATATCTAAAAGCAGCCATTCCTCATAACAAGGCTCTTTCTGAGAGAAAAGTAATAACCTTCATCATCCAGAAGAGTGTTTCTCCTGCATAATTAAAACCTCCCCAGTCTATTTCAAAACAGAACTTTCAATATGTATTCACTGACTTCTCGCTTGCTCTTTGCACTGCATAATAAAAAGCAATGCATCGCTGTTGTCCATAGCAACGGGGAGACAGGGAATAAATAACTATGACAATAATGTAGTGTGGAGTCGCAATCTATCACAACAGAACTTCCTGGCTCTTTAAAAGCTTTAATCTAtttcacgccccccccccccccccaaccaactTGTGTCAATGCAGCCATTAGTCTCAATAAGCACCAAAGGGTGGGGTAGGGGGACGAGAGTGCGATGTTCTTTTGTTTGGAGAGTGGACATTTGGCCGGCATTATTGAATTTAGGGTGTGTGTGGGGCAGCCGCCAAAActgctcattttttttctccaccgtCGTTTCCAATTCCGTACCTGTATTCTAGCCGGCGTGGAGGTTATGTTTTCAtcagcatttgtttgtttttcagcgAGATTAAAGCAAAACCTACTCGACTAATTTCCATGAAACTTATTTGAAAGTGGCGCTGACACCAAAGAGGAATGCATTAAATTTTGGGGTGGATTCAGAGTGTGAATAAGGCATCAATCTTAATGACAAATTTAAGAGGTGGGTGTACAATCAGGTTGTTagaccttggcggaggtctatGCTGGGCTCAGTGCCATTCACAGTCGtcttgttttgataaatatCACATTGTCTACTCTGGTTGGTTTGTAGCTGTGGAAGGATTTACCTCCCAGGAATACTAAACACTCACAGTCTCACTAATTCACATCATTTCAGACAGAAATCACAAGATGTAAATTGTTTTCTCAAATGTTAGTATTTGATCTTAAGCTTTTAAAACACAACCTCAAGTAAAAGTCAGGAtgttttgtacaaaaagtaaaaacacatCTTGCTTCCGGTAATGTCACATAGCAAGAAAAGTGGGAGGTACCGACCAGTTTGGCTACATAGTTGATGACCAGGGAGTCTATCTTCTTCTTGCCCTGGCGAGGCAGGTGTGTATTGAGATGCTCTCGGAGCTTCTCCACCgtctacaacacacacaaaaaaggaagaaaacacacacgcacacagtttgGTCTCATGTAGATAAAAGCAGAGCGGCGGGAAAGGAGGGAAGCGGGCGACCGGGCGACCGGACGACCGGGTCATTCTAAGAATAGTCCACGTGCCGCACTAACATCTTGTCTGAACTCTGTTAAACTGAAGCTATCTGCACTTTTCGAATGGCGCTGAGCACGGGCAAAGCTGCAGGATAagaaaatgttcatcaaactgtttaagaaaaaggagaaaaaaaacttaaaacacatccttttttgaaaaaaaaaaaaaattgggtgaCTCATCTGAGAGTTCACCAGATAACACTGGTGGGAAATAATTGCCTTTTTGCCTTTGATCTTTGGCCAACTTCCATTCACATATAACCTTCCACTCTATCACTGATGCTCTAAAGCTGttggcatttcatttcagaTTGCAGGGAGTTAACTGTACGTCTAAATTCCAGAATTCATCAAACCGTTGTAAGGTTCTAGAGAAAGGGAGCAAACCCTTTGATTaaaatcatgtactgtatatccaaatACTGGATAAACCATAATATCGGCGACGTTGCCACATCGTTCGCCTGTGATTCAAATATCGAACCACTGCAAATTCTCCCTTGTGAAAACTAGTGTCAATCCCACACACCGCGTGACAGTTCAGTCGCGTTTGGTcatgtcacattattgtcataaAGAGGACAGCAAAAATAGCAGTTAGCAACATAATGCAAAACTATTTGGCACCCGTCCACTTTGACCTCTTCACGCTTATACGGTCGCCACATCGATTGATTCTGCCTTCTCACCAGGCCTATGAGCAGCTTCTGGTGGTGATCCTCCTCTTGGAAAAGCGGAACCAGCTTCCTGTCTGGAGGAGACAGAAGAAACGTTTAACGGAAAACCGCAACACGACTGGAGTTTCAGGTGGGTCACTGCAGTCGGCCTCATTAACCCCGGGCATTATTAGAAGTGGACgttgaaaaacacaaatgcGAGAGGGGGATTGTGGGTAATATAAGGCATTAATGGATTCTTTTTGGGGAGTGTTttggctttgaaaaaaaacatcacaaaactTTGGGGGGGAGGTTATGAGACTGCGCTACCGCTGTGAGCAGATGAATAATTTCACACTTccatatataatttttatttaatcaagCACATGCAAGAAGCCGTCTTTTTTATATAATCTTTATTTAATCACGCACATGCAAGAAGCCGCCTTTTTTATGTGTCATATGTAACAACCCGCAGGGCGCAGCATGCGTGCGGCTGCTTTATATGCAcatacatgtattattatttgaaaacatgCAGGTAGTCGTTGTCAGTAGCAACAGTATTAGCATTAGCCGCTTATTTACATATCGACATTAGCTTTGGGCAAAAATGCCAAATATTTGCCAGCTTTAAcatgttaaaaaatgtttcttttttaatcaaatgagtttaacaaatattatttagataatataataatatagttTATATATACTATTTAATCATTTGTATAATAAAAAAGTTTAATGTAATAGTGGTCGAAGTCCAAACGTCCATCAAACTAACCGGtatttcatgaaagatgatCACATTAACTTATGTTCATATTCATTCTTATATTCactatttcttttcaatttttttgtctctATCTAAACCTAACTTTCTGAGATTTTTTTGGGCAGGAGGTGAAGGCCAGTTTCATGGGCGTGACCATCTTGGGAAAAGAAATATAGTTGGCCTGGTGTTTTGCTGATGAATCAGGAAAAGTGCTGAGTGGAATTATGGACTGCCTCCGACATGTCTAAATGGAATTAAACCTTGAATTAACCAGTATTCATCTAAAAGATTAGTTTCTGCACTTACAATTGCCCAAAACTAAGTTACACCACTATATTTCttagtgtttacatttttctgaaaagggaaaaaaaactgtctgtTCGTTGCCGTCTCTGTGTGAGCGTGCTTCTAATGTCTTACCAAGAGGCCAAGTGTCTACCATGGAAAGAACCCtacaaaaaagagagaaaagattTGCTGTAAACCTCCCAAAGTTACAGCTTGCATTGGATGTCCTTCAAAATCAATAAGGTCCCTTCTCTGTCGTGTGGTAATCATTCCTGAACATTTGAAGATTGTTCAATAATTACACCCGGTAGAATGAtgactccccccaaaaaaataacatgtatTGATGTGAACTTTTGCCACAGCTGCTTCACGTGTATTGAATATCCTTTAAAATCAATAAGCCTCCTGCTCTGGAACGTGCAGAGGGCTGGAAAAACGAGcaagggttgtttttttttttttacttttggccTCAGCTATCTCAACCAGCTTGTGCTTGATATTGAAAATCAATATGCCTCTGTGTTTAAAGATCGGATGTAACGCAGGAAGCTGGAAATGACCATGGGCAGGTTTGACTTTTGGCCTCTGCCACCTCTTGATGATGATCATTGAAAATCAATAAGAGTCTTGCGCTGATGTGTCCCTGAGAGTTTTGAAGATCAGATGGAAATCGTGACAAGAAGAACGTTtggaatgagtttgcatcattctcattttaaattgtattattcagAATCCattgataataaataaaatttaatatttgtacTAATATTTGTACACTAAATTAACACATTATTTTAGATAAATGAATTAATGataatgatgtattttattcaaaggTGCATTTTAGAGCATACAAGGACACCGCACAAGCAAACACTAAAAATCAAggtaaaaaagaacattaaaaacaTAAGAAACACCAATGTAAAAACAAGACTGGGGactgataaaataataaatacattttcattaacaTATTTTAGGGGGTGGgggaataatgcaacaaacaggCCATATTTTCCCACCCCAATCAATAGGACTCTTCCTCTGACTTATAGAAACAACACCTgaaaaagttaggaaaaaagCAGACCTACTTCTTAGTGTTCTCCAACACATGAGTCATGTGGCTTGAGGGTTTTTCTGTCATCTAGACGAAAGGAGCACAAGAATGAGCATGGAACAGGGAAAAACATATTCCCACGGTGTTTGACCGTTTGCTTTGCAGCATTATTTACAAGTTTGCTCCAGTAGGCCTGAACGTGAGACGTTCTGTATCTGGGGTTGGGCTCGACGTCAAAATATGCTGTCCTCTCCGTGTTCCACTGCAGCTCGGACCAGAAGCCCTGGACACTCCTGGCCTGCACGTAGCAGCAAGACAAAAACAGCACAAAGGGAGCACACTGTATGACTCAGGTTACTGACTcacatttacatgttttttttccccccaactttGCCAAAGTCAAATTCAGGATACACACAGATTGTACAATGCTATAGACCAGTGGTTCTAAAACTTTGTTCCCAGCCTAAAATAAAcgtgtgcttaaatataggaaaataaaagattATATTCAAATAATGATAACTTATAGAAAAAATGTGTAACGTTATGCATAGtttaaacatttcattcagtgattctttcactcACCACAAGAGGGCGCTTACGAACCACTGGTGTAGGCAAACAATCATTCATGGTCAAATCCAAccacaatgtattttttgttgtgcaTTCCAACACACAGGCAGTGACTGTCAaagaaataaagtcataatttcacACGTCATTACCTTCCCTTTAAAGACAGACTCGGTATGCAGCAGAGTGGTGCACAGCACACCGGGGATCTCCGTCAGACACGCTGGTACCTCCTGCAGGGCTGAGAGTGTGAACCAGGTGCAAAgactaaatacagtatgtgtggaggCTACCTTCCCGTCAAACACCGATGAGCAAGGCAGCAGTTTATCCAGGCTGAGGGACCTCTGGTAGCTAATTCTGTATAAAGATGCTGCAGAGATgtaaaacacacgcacacacataagcACAAGAGCAGCTTCATAAAAGTTATTAACGAGACATCCAACTTTCTGTTTCTCTTGACACTTACCTAGAATGAACTCCTGGATGGGGTCAAAGGACTCAAATACTTTCACATTGTCACACAGCCACTCAATAATCTGCAAGTATTCAGatgccccccccaaaatatccaTTTTTAACATAAAAGTTTGTTTACTTATAGAAGACATGCCGTGGCGCTTAAATGCCAGCCTCTCTGCTTCAGCGCGTACCTCCAGCTCCACGTTTGGGTCATTTCCGCTGTAAAGGAGAAGGCAGTGAAGGGTGGCCAGGCGCTGAGCGTCAACCATGTTGTTGGGTCTCCTTGTGAGATGGATGGAGTacagaaacaagacaaaactgacaaaacatttCCTTAGCAGCCTGTCTACTGCCGTCTCCCTCCTGCAGGTGGCGCTCACCCAGAACGGGGGTCTGATCGTAGAATCTGCAGAAGGTGGGCTGGGCTGAGTTGGACACCATGGATAGTCCCATTTGGCAGGTCCAACAGGGCCACACTTGACTCGTCATCTGCGTGCAGCACTGTGAACACTCCGGACTTTGACGATAGGCCCAAGTCCGCATCATCACCTAAAGGTCAGATACaagcacatttttacatttttttatgcgCCACCTAATGGGAAAGAtgtgtgtacaaaaaaataacagcttcactgttattttttacatttcgtCAATGTCGGGCGGAAACCTCGTATCTCCAAATATGGCCAATTTCATGCTTTTTCTTCAATCATTACTATTGGTCAGACCTCAAGTGGTCTGgtattttacaaattattaaccaattaaaagtattgaaaatagcttgagaacaaatctattaatgCTTTTGAACGCTagaactgtctgagaagtgttgtaaaactacGCCTCcactctgcgggagccgtgCGACATTATGTTGCCTCAAGAGTCAAAGTCTGGTTCATTTTTATACAATGACAAGTGAAAATAGTTAAGTTAGTtccagtcaggtccataaatattgggaaatTGAAACAATTATCATATTTTTGCCTCTAAACACCATGCCaaaggatttgaaatgaaacgaaCAAAATGTGCTTTCAGCTTTAATGTGAGGgtttttacatccaaatcaggtgacggaattacaacagttatgtgcctcccactttttaagggaacaaaagtaatgggacaagTTAACAATTACAAGtcaaactttcactttttaataatTAGTTGCAAACCCTTTGTAGAAAATTAGAGCCTAAAGTCTGGAACGCGTAGACATCACCAGACGCTGGATTTCATCCCTGGTTGTGCTCTGCCAGGCCTCTACAGCAACTGTCTTCAGTTCCTGCTTATTCCTAGGGAATTTTCCCTTCAGTTTCCTCATCAGCAAGTGAAATGCGTGCTCAAtcggattcaggtcaggtgattgacttggccattgcATAAAACTCTCTGCTTTTGCGgtatgctttgggtcattgtccatctgcactgtgttttaaatgtgtatctGCACTGTGACATTTATGTGCTATATAATGAATAAGCCTTATAGTATCAGGCTAAGGATATGTCAAAACTGAATAAAGAGATACCATTTTTGGCCCACATAAAGTTACGCAGTTCTAAACACACAAAACCAATGTGTCTCAGTGGGATAACACTTAATGAGAAAAAGAGTGCCCAACACTTTATCTTACCAGACAGGAAGAGGGAGTGGCAGAGCATCTCCTGCTGCCTGGTGTTGATGCAGTGCAGGAAGCAAGCGCGCAGATACACCACGACGTAGTAACCTACATATGGAAATAACAACTCCGCTTTGTCAGCGTGCATGCTGCTTCGCTGTCTGTGTACAGACATTAATTAGGCCGAATGAGACCACACACTCTCGGTTGGATttagaaattattttacaagagaaaaagtgtgtgcgtgtgtgtgtgtgtgtgtgtgtgtgtgtgtgtgcgtgcgtgcgtgcgtgtgtgtgtttgacctATAGGAATGAAGAGGGGATGGAGCAGCGTGCTGTCCCGTGTCGGCTGGCCCAAAGTGACCCGGAAAGTCTTGCTGCAGTctgaaagaggatgaaaaggAAAAATTAGTTCTCACGCTGGAGACACACTACAGCAggtgacacagacacacatcgACACACACCTTTGTGAACTAAAACCACAGAATAGATGAGCTCCGCTTTGTGGCAAGCGGGTCGACTGGAGCACACGCACATGCTTCCTAGagtcaaatataaaaatgttgaaattgtaatcataataatacatgTGAGCAGAATTTTTCATGCAGCTtgtgttggatctcattagatgttCATGGGGACCTCATGTTGAGGCATGGACTGAAAATTGATTGTGCTTCTGACATATTCAAATAAGGATATCGCAATTAAATATGCATCAATCAGCAAGGCTGTGTGAAAATGTAGATTCAACCAGCTTTTAATCAAATggtgaaaatacaatcattaTTTCATTGCATTGGGTTGAGGGACTTACGTTCTCATTTTCcgaaagagaaaaacaacaacaacacaaatataACATTAGGTGTCGGTTATTGATGTGTTTAATGTGCGGGCAATTACTGTCTAATGAGTCTTACCTAATTGGTTTGTGAATACTTCCATCTTTACTCGCTCTGGCTTCTCCACGTGATGGTGGTCAAAACCCAAGTTCACAAACCTGTTACACACACACCATTATCTACActtactggccacaacattaggcacacctgcactgATTGATACTGACAGAGAGGCTCTCATTGGATTGTGCTAGTGTAACAAATGCTGTGGCCATTTGACAGCGATA includes these proteins:
- the gsap gene encoding gamma-secretase-activating protein isoform X14 codes for the protein MLKVQPEFDLRRDVEADIRRKEAAVCRVKDYSGAVDILILNTERDGGILYSWKGSSGATRVGKYDSSTKQNKLLYTFDKQVCVSSCSLNKEETLLAVSLAQNNGGEEHLKPSETRSHAPSFIDMLHHFSSLALVSQCLTLLIEIHPINNTKVLKAVDCRVKVQFLHPETNRRSVQESHLLLLTEDGYVDQYHVMLTRHEGYKVVVANPERLSKTAERVAEDFCWVQWDVHTQRLYYLTHADKFLLRCVQFYDNHNCETVLELPLALPAHAFSTVKFVNLGFDHHHVEKPERVKMEVFTNQLGSMCVCSSRPACHKAELIYSVVLVHKDCSKTFRVTLGQPTRDSTLLHPLFIPIGYYVVVYLRACFLHCINTRQQEMLCHSLFLSGDDADLGLSSKSGVFTVLHADDESSVALLDLPNGTIHGVQLSPAHLLQILRSDPRSGFVLFLYSIHLTRRPNNMVDAQRLATLHCLLLYSGNDPNVELEIIEWLCDNVKVFESFDPIQEFILASLYRISYQRSLSLDKLLPCSSVFDGKVASTHTVFSLCTWFTLSALQEVPACLTEIPGVLCTTLLHTESVFKGKARSVQGFWSELQWNTERTAYFDVEPNPRYRTSHVQAYWSKLMTEKPSSHMTHVLENTKKQEAGSAFPRGGSPPEAAHRPDGGEAPRASQYTPASPGQEEDRLPGHQLCSQTGKQILPHVGSSYHFGFHLQRLRQESVGGTEQKQGICFHRQRQSMLQNRRLASDVPGQSAF
- the gsap gene encoding gamma-secretase-activating protein isoform X11; translation: MLKVQPEFDLRRDVEADIRRKEAAVCRVKDYSGAVDILILNTERDGGILYSWKGSSGATRVGKYDSSTKQNKLLYTFDKQVCVSSCSLNKEETLLAVSLAQNNGGEEHLKPSETRSHAPSFIDMLHHFSSLALVSQCLTLLIEIHPINNTKVLKAVDCRVKVQFLHPETNRRSVQESHLLLLTEDGYVDQYHVMLTRHEGYKVVVANPERLSKTAERVAEDFCWVQWDVHTQRLYYLTHADKFLLRCVQFYDNHNCETVLELPLALPAHAFSTVKFVNLGFDHHHVEKPERVKMEVFTNQLGSMCVCSSRPACHKAELIYSVVLVHKDCSKTFRVTLGQPTRDSTLLHPLFIPIGYYVVVYLRACFLHCINTRQQEMLCHSLFLSGDDADLGLSSKSGVFTVLHADDESSVALLDLPNGTIHGVQLSPAHLLQILRSDPRSGFVLFLYSIHLTRRPNNMVDAQRLATLHCLLLYSGNDPNVELEIIEWLCDNVKVFESFDPIQEFILASLYRISYQRSLSLDKLLPCSSVFDGKVASTHTVFSLCTWFTLSALQEVPACLTEIPGVLCTTLLHTESVFKGKARSVQGFWSELQWNTERTAYFDVEPNPRYRTSHVQAYWSKLMTEKPSSHMTHVLENTKKQEAGSAFPRGGSPPEAAHRPDGGEAPRASQYTPASPGQEEDRLPGHQLCSQTAGADQTHAGVSLAEAQAGPFCSVLHTSGQSRRVGCVSLHASDPRSHQGSLHAPPTWLSYSASGVGFALPPSSHFPTVRRPPLPSANGHLRVSTHDRCTCIFGQQCS
- the gsap gene encoding gamma-secretase-activating protein isoform X13, whose translation is MLKVQPEFDLRRDVEADIRRKEAAVCRVKDYSGAVDILILNTERDGGILYSWKGSSGATRVGKYDSSTKQNKLLYTFDKQVCVSSCSLNKEETLLAVSLAQNNGGEEHLKPSETRSHAPSFIDMLHHFSSLALVSQCLTLLIEIHPINNTKVLKAVDCRVKVQFLHPETNRRSVQESHLLLLTEDGYVDQYHVMLTRHEGYKVVVANPERLSKTAERVAEDFCWVQWDVHTQRLYYLTHADKFLLRCVQFYDNHNCETVLELPLALPAHAFSTVKFVNLGFDHHHVEKPERVKMEVFTNQLGSMCVCSSRPACHKAELIYSVVLVHKDCSKTFRVTLGQPTRDSTLLHPLFIPIGYYVVVYLRACFLHCINTRQQEMLCHSLFLSGDDADLGLSSKSGVFTVLHADDESSVALLDLPNGTIHGVQLSPAHLLQILRSDPRSGFVLFLYSIHLTRRPNNMVDAQRLATLHCLLLYSGNDPNVELEIIEWLCDNVKVFESFDPIQEFILASLYRISYQRSLSLDKLLPCSSVFDGKVASTHTVFSLCTWFTLSALQEVPACLTEIPGVLCTTLLHTESVFKGKARSVQGFWSELQWNTERTAYFDVEPNPRYRTSHVQAYWSKLMTEKPSSHMTHVLENTKKVLSMVDTWPLDRKLVPLFQEEDHHQKLLIGLTVEKLREHLNTHLPRQGKKKIDSLVINYVAKLLELIRHMLESVWLKHKLGPFVLCFTHRASPGEWAVFHFMLRILEATRGLCMPLPPGYHTLLAALALRCLPHHTFLQFGQQCS
- the gsap gene encoding gamma-secretase-activating protein isoform X10, whose protein sequence is MLKVQPEFDLRRDVEADIRRKEAAVCRVKDYSGAVDILILNTERDGGILYSWKGSSGATRVGKYDSSTKQNKLLYTFDKQVCVSSCSLNKEETLLAVSLAQNNGGEEHLKPSETRSHAPSFIDMLHHFSSLALVSQCLTLLIEIHPINNTKVLKAVDCRVKVQFLHPETNRRSVQESHLLLLTEDGYVDQYHVMLTRHEGYKVVVANPERLSKTAERVAEDFCWVQWDVHTQRLYYLTHADKFLLRCVQFYDNHNCETVLELPLALPAHAFSTVKFVNLGFDHHHVEKPERVKMEVFTNQLGSMCVCSSRPACHKAELIYSVVLVHKDCSKTFRVTLGQPTRDSTLLHPLFIPIGYYVVVYLRACFLHCINTRQQEMLCHSLFLSGDDADLGLSSKSGVFTVLHADDESSVALLDLPNGTIHGVQLSPAHLLQILRSDPRSGFVLFLYSIHLTRRPNNMVDAQRLATLHCLLLYSGNDPNVELEIIEWLCDNVKVFESFDPIQEFILASLYRISYQRSLSLDKLLPCSSVFDGKVASTHTVFSLCTWFTLSALQEVPACLTEIPGVLCTTLLHTESVFKGKARSVQGFWSELQWNTERTAYFDVEPNPRYRTSHVQAYWSKLMTEKPSSHMTHVLENTKKVLSMVDTWPLDRKLVPLFQEEDHHQKLLIGLTVEKLREHLNTHLPRQGKKKIDSLVINYVAKLANRFYHMWDHPIISASISRDYVKNLLGGRNKNKGFAFTGRDKACFRTDVLPLTYLAKVLSDIEEQALNPFEEQENVDATFVEETALKQTLILLGFEGK
- the gsap gene encoding gamma-secretase-activating protein isoform X12; translation: MLKVQPEFDLRRDVEADIRRKEAAVCRVKDYSGAVDILILNTERDGGILYSWKGSSGATRVGKYDSSTKQNKLLYTFDKQVCVSSCSLNKEETLLAVSLAQNNGGEEHLKPSETRSHAPSFIDMLHHFSSLALVSQCLTLLIEIHPINNTKVLKAVDCRVKVQFLHPETNRRSVQESHLLLLTEDGYVDQYHVMLTRHEGYKVVVANPERLSKTAERVAEDFCWVQWDVHTQRLYYLTHADKFLLRCVQFYDNHNCETVLELPLALPAHAFSTVKFVNLGFDHHHVEKPERVKMEVFTNQLGSMCVCSSRPACHKAELIYSVVLVHKDCSKTFRVTLGQPTRDSTLLHPLFIPIGYYVVVYLRACFLHCINTRQQEMLCHSLFLSGDDADLGLSSKSGVFTVLHADDESSVALLDLPNGTIHGVQLSPAHLLQILRSDPRSGFVLFLYSIHLTRRPNNMVDAQRLATLHCLLLYSGNDPNVELEIIEWLCDNVKVFESFDPIQEFILASLYRISYQRSLSLDKLLPCSSVFDGKVASTHTVFSLCTWFTLSALQEVPACLTEIPGVLCTTLLHTESVFKGKARSVQGFWSELQWNTERTAYFDVEPNPRYRTSHVQAYWSKLMTEKPSSHMTHVLENTKKQEAGSAFPRGGSPPEAAHRPDGGEAPRASQYTPASPGQEEDRLPGHQLCSQTAGADQTHAGVSLAEAQAGPFCSVLHTSGQSRRVGCVSLHASDPRSHQGSLHAPPTWLSYSASGVGFALPPSSHFPTVRRPPLPSANGHLRVSTHDRFGQQCS